GAATCCACTCCCTTTGGGTCGAAACAAATCATTCACATTATTGACTGGGATGCAAATATCTGGTCCTCTAATAAACTTTATATCAACGTAAGCTACTAAGAAAAGCTTCAAAATATTGCCATCAACAGACTATCTGGGCAATATCAGTCAAAATATCCATCACATTCAACTTTCTGTGATTCACGTTTGGCACTTTCCTTTTCAACATTCAAACAAGGACTGATATTCTGCCTATTGTTTCAAAAGTCACACTCTGTCAATCATGAACATCGATATACAAGAATCCGTACTTCAATTAACTCTTTTTGTTAGTCACAGTCAATTCCTTGTCACAATTACAATAAAGCAGCAACCATAAAAACAATACCACtgatataaatgaaaaacaaaaaaacaaaacatgaattattACTTTGTATCAATCACAGCATGTTAAGTATGAGTTAGTATGAAATGTTCATATGTGAGGACTATTAACTCATTTATTTCAACTATCAATCACTATATTGtaatacatataatataaaCCAACATATATTATTACAAGATACAATAACTATGAATATGTTCAAATACAAATCGTACTTCCTATAAGGCTAAACACTGCATAATCTTGTTCAGACGCTGGTCCACTATTAGTGTGGTTACTAAATCTTTAAATTGTTAAACAATTGTCTTTCAGTATACATTCAACAATGAActtgtgcaaaaataaaaactaccaaatatatactgtaaaaggCCCAATCTGATGTAATTAGGATCTAGTTTGCTATGATATCCATTTTTATTCCCATTAAAATATGGGTAAAAATAACACAACTATCCAAATACATTTGCactaatttttcatttgtttcctttgACTTAGCCCTCAGGAGTGGTCAATCACAGATCCTCATGGGAAAGAAATCTACATTACCATCTGCTGTCACATCTTAGAAAATATTCACATGAAATAATAGCTGTGAATGTGcataatgtgtaaaaacaacacagtccTGGGAGACTTTCAGGCAGAGTGATAGTCATTTCTCTTATTTTACTTTCCTTCAACAAGCTGACAATTAAAAAGGCAATTCAGATGTTTTCCATGCGAATACTTCTTGCTGTTACACTAAATCCCTTCatgcttctgttttttccttctcctccttctttttcttgctctttttcaGGAATGAAGGTGTGCggaacttcttcttctttttcttgggGGACTTAGTTTGGCTCTCTGGGGTCTGAGTCTCCCCCGTCTTCTCTTTTGTTGTTATAGAGATTTCCACCGTTTCCAAAGTGTTCATACTGAGCTTGGAAACCTCGATGCTCAGATCCTCCTCTATCTCTGCCAAGTGGTCTTTCCCATTGGGTACTGTGTCTATCAACACATGAAACCAAGTCAGTGGCGAGGGATGTGgattgaaattatttaaattatccATTTGTCCTTTTACAGATTATACCAGAGggacataaaacaaacacaaacacaaacacacacacacacaaacaagcagctTCTTCTAACAGTTACagtattaatttaaatacatttcacttGCTAATTACCTTGTTTAGCTGGCGTCATtatgggagagagagaaagagagattgtAGAGCCATCAAATGTGGTCATTTCATCTGCATCAGTGGCATCCTCATCTTCTGTAAAAGGGTTTAAGTCATCAGTGAGGCTTATTAGATAAACGTGTTATCTAATAGagaattgtattttttcactgtttgaacGAGTAAACCCACTAAGCAGATTCATGTTGCAGTGCTTAAAAACAGCAGTGCTTGGAGCTAAATGTTGACATGAGCCTGTTAATATGCTGACAATGAAAACAGCTAAACTGTTTATTGTGTTCATCATCTTAGTTTAGTAGAGCTAACATGTCCTATTTAGAACCAATGCTGAGGCCActgtaaatgtcattattttgcatttaatcCTTTAGGAAGAGTTACAGAGGTTATATAATAGTTCTTGGAAATCCATTGAGtggttgtttaaaatattttttatattaaacatcaTGGTGAAGCCAGTAAAAATGTCAGGAGATTAAGATTAATAGTAgtgaaaaaacaagacaacaccTGGCTGGTATTACCAGCATTgcttcatttcattattgtccaAACGCTGGCATGTTCACACATTATCTTGACAGCACAAAATAAAGGTGACACTCAGCTGTAGAAATGTTCCATTTTTGCacacttttttccccttgtCTACAGTCATAATCAAGACATGAGGAGTTTGACAAGACTGATGTCTTTGCAGCTCATCTCTCACCATGAGCTGACTTTACAACTCAGAAGAAGAGTGAAACTATAGACTGACATTTTTGTCAAAGTGGCATTTTTGCAGGAAGGACCTTGTTTCTGTGACTGTAGTTCCATCATTTCCTCCAGGCATGAACTGACTTCTGTGGCTGAACTAATTAACTGCCTGGATATTATTGCCTGGCAGCAAAAAGCACAGCTGTTGTGgaaaaaactacaatatgtaAGAAAGAGcttaaaatatttgcatcagACCCAACAATTAAGAGTTAGATCACATAACTGCAACCCATGCAATAATGTTTCAtgagttttctttaaaaaaaaaaggcataagTTAAATTAGATTTCATAATTCTCTAGGGATCACGGTTAGCCCCTGTGATCaactctttctctgcatttcaaCTTCTTCCATGACCTTAACCCTAAAGTATAATAAACTCATAATCTACATTGTATCTCATCAGATATGAACCCCTATAAGCCAGCTAAGATTACATCGAGAGTTTGTTGTGCCTCTAAAGAGCAACAGTGCACTGTAAGGCTTTGTCATAGTCATAGTTTGACCCTGTAAGACAACGAATGAAGAATAGCAATGAGTACCTTCCTCGCCTAGCTGCTTTCTTTCTACCATGCTCTTGTATTCCTCCAGCACCTTCTCCGTAAGCTCATTGAAGGGATTAGGTGGAAGAGATCGAGTCTGCTCCTCATCCTCAATAATGAAAGCCTGATAGAGGGGAGAGTGTAAAAAGATGTTATGTTCACCCCATGTCATGTATTTCCAGTAAACTGGAGTAATTGCACTTATAGAAGAATAAAAAGTCATAATATAAATACTTAGTAATGTTTAAATACCACAGGTCGTCCAGGAATTTGGGATCAACTGATCGCTGTGAATTCTTTATGACCTTTCCTATTTCTTTCCAATCACTACAACTTTTCCACAAAATTTGACCAACAGTGCGTATTTTCTCTAAACTTATCCCCAAAGCTCTGAATGAAAAACAGCTACACGCTGTTACTTTCTTGAAGTAAAACctgcacacaaaagaaaataacaggGCCATGTATGAcaagaacaaaagaaatattGGATCCCTGGGATATCATATATTCGAACGTGTGCTGGCACATATTTGTGTATTACTGAGAACACACTCAGTAAGATTAATTCTCACTGGAAcaattttggatttttaaaaatgattttcatttcatttttaattaattcttaAAAACATGTAACTACGTAACTAAAACATTGCGACTTGCGTTaaagtattttagaaattatCAGTCATTTGAGGCCACAACAATAACATTTAGAGTCAGAGACGGCAAAAAAAGTATTGGTGATtagaataaatatataataggTGTAGATGATTTTCATATGTCTAACcaattattaaaaactgtaaaatactatTTAAATCTTTGACTTACTGAATCCTTATATAAATGCTTTTTATACTCACTGGTCCTGGTACAGTGTCCACAACAATGCCAGCTAATAACTGAGACTTAGGTCCTGGAGTCATCTGGTCACCTCTATGCTGTTCTTTTATCTGAAAACAATTATCACAATATTACAACAAGCCAAATTTAACACGGCATGCAATATCTTATTCAAGTCTTTGGAGCAAACTGACCCGGTTTCTCTTATCCAAAACCTCTGTGGGATTAGTGTTGAGTGGGACAAACTGGTTGGGATCCTCAATCTTTATTGGGGTGCCAACACTGCTGCCAGGCTGTGAAGACTTCATCCActgtgagaataaaaaaaatcattagataaaaaaaaactcagatgaTGCAGCTATTTAATTTGCCACAAGAGGGCAGGCTAATACAGGGGAAGTGCAGCTACTAAGCTTACACTTTCCTTTAGAGGCCCAAAGTGTGAGGGTTCTAATTTCTTGTCACAGGTTTGACATGAAAGTAAACACACCATGGTTTTGGTCCTGGGGCTCACATCTCCGCTGGGTGAGTGTTCAGGCACATTAACCCTCAAGTAGCTGTTGGGTGAGTTGAGCCACCGGGTCCTCTCCCTCTGCTGTTTCTGCACCATAAACTTGAAGGGGCTGCGCAGACTTAGCTCGCTGTCCTCTGATGGCACAGCAGACACTGTGGCAGGGATCTCCACATCATTCTTGGAGTGGGGCTTTTCACGGACAAGGGGGTTTCTGTAAGAGTAGCCTGTTCTATATCCCTACAAAGTCAGACAAAGAGgaaatatcactgtagcatacTTTTTGAAGAGTTCTCTCTTGCCAGAAGttatttgcagtatttttcaCAGTTCACAATTCTCTCAAATGATGCACGGGCCACCCAAGATCTACTTACacaatgcttttaaatatttaaacaatgctGTATATACAAACAGCTCCTTTTGCAGACGAGCCCAGTTTCAGAGGGAATAGATGAAACTTGTGTGGTTTTAACAATACATCAAAGACTGAGGGAGACAACTAGAAAAACTATTGATGTGATCTTGCAGTATGTGCAGTCTGAAAGCCTGCAGTGCAACACTAAGATCAAAATCCGAATAGGAGTTTTATGACAAGTTTTTCGGCAAAACAAATCTCTCCCACGATGTGAGCAGGACAACGACAGAACTTTTATCAAAACTGATCACCAACTGCACTTTATACCACTTATAGGATGATTACTGTTTGTGGGAACATTTCAGTTAACCTACATTAGGGGGGAACACATTCACATATGATCTACACAGGCTTGATTAATTGtatcaatattaaaatatgacaaCTGTAGTTTCCGAATAAATTTCTCCACAATATTGGTGGagagaaaatatttatcatttactatcattttctgtttgtagaAGAgttatgtgtctttgtttaatttaggAGAGGAAACCCACCATGTCTTCTTGTTGCTATAACACTGAAGAGCGCCAGGCCAAAATCACCTTCTTTCTCCTGTGTAATTAGCTGTGACCTTTACTGCAGCCGGGGCTCATGTTGTCGTTGTTTAGGGTTTCACTGATAATTTACTTACTCCATCTTCTGGCATGGAATAACAGACCTCCTGTTGAAGCGAGTGGGCTGGCATTTGCACCCAGTGCCATATTCAACAGTCTTTGAGAAAACACCAAATCCCATCTCTCAAGTGAGTACACCAGAGTCCTTAAACTAAGTGTCTGTGTGGTCTGTGTTGTTCTAACTGCCCACAGCATGCCTCACCATCTGGAAGCTATGATTGAGAGGGTGGGTGGGCTATGATCACACATAGCTGAACCCTGCTGCAGCCCACTCCAGCCACAGTTGTTAACAAGCAGCACACTCAAGCAGACACAGTGCATGTCAGACTGTGGTCATTAGCGGTGTGGTTAGAGTCGGGGAGTTGAAATTGACAGAAGGGCAGCACAGCACAGTAATCTTGAGAGTGTAACAAGACCACTGGACGGCCTTTTAGCCACAAAGAGCAGATCACTGTGCTTAACAGCTTTTCACTATAATTACACGAGTATCTGtaattacagagaaaaaaatgttcaccCAAAGACAGCTATTATAAAATATGATTCAATTacccaaaacattttcagattaGGTTAACAAACCACATTTAAGAGTCATTGTGTTGTCATACCAGACACTTCCAGAGGAAGTGCCTCAGACAGGAAACTCAAAGCATTGTGGGTAAAAAGTACAGGTCAAAGTTCCCTCACCAGGTTGTCCAGCATCCTCATGAAGGACTCAAATTCTGCCTCGCCTACTTTCCACTTGACCTCGTTGTCTATCACCACCCCGGCAGCAGCCACTCCCTGGGTCAGGGGTTTAAACTTTTCCCTGTCCAGGACCACAAGATTATCCACGCTGCCTGAACAACCCAGAGCGTTCACCTAAACAAAGGAATatgataacaaaaaaataattctatctgtttcttcttttacaaGCCAACTTATGACACTGTGTGAAGTCAATGGCAATTTTCTGTGCATGCACTCCTTATTTCTATCATTCTTTTAAAGTGTAATTATACAGAGAACATAGAATGTTTTCTCTtctaaaaaacagtaaaaccatttcaaaagaTTTGTAACCGTATGTGAACTGAGTTGTCAAtatgtgtcaaaaaaaaacaatatagtcAAGAcacagcaaaattatgaaaaaacacTACAACCGTCTCCTTGAAACCAAAGCAGCAGGAGTCTATAACAAACACGGCGGGGGTCCACCTTGCTCTGACTGAGCATAGTCCTACTGTATGTTAGATCTTAGCTTTGCTTCCATTTCAGGCATCATTATTTCCAGTGTAGCTCATTTGTAAAAgaaagttaaaacatttctacagttGAATTACATGTGTTTTATACAATTTTATAAAGTAAACGTGTACAAGGGTGTATCAAGACCATTGCACCTGAATAGTGCAATTATATTACAGGTAGAGGTAATATCAAAAGTAAACATCCAGATTTTTGTACCTGGATATGACAAGCTTGCTGTGAGTGGTGCATGTAGTGAAACGCTTCTTCTACGTTCTCCCCCAAAGCCAGCAGCCCATGGTTCCTCAGAACCATCACctgaaaaacacaggaaacactaAACAAATGCTTTTCAGCTATCTAGATATTCTACTATGCACAAATCCATTCATGCATGCATTAATTAGTAAATGTTATAGCTgtagtttaaataaatctgcATCTTAAGGCAAAACTTGTCATGTCATCACTTCATAAGACATGTTTCTAATGTCATAAGAATGAAGTTCGTTTTTTCATCTAACGCTCAGATGCTTCCCATCAAAAAAGTGAAGCTTCCCAAAGCttcacttttttacattttatttcgtTAATGTATCCAAATAAATCAGAGTTTTtcagagaaaaactgtaaatgtttagcAAAAAGCAGGTAATATATTTGAGAAATATTGCCTTTGTATGACACAACTCATTTCTATGCACATGTATAATTCATTATATTAACGAATGAACAGGTACAAATGGCCCCATTTAGTATATAACGGCCGTAATGCATTATGCAGAGTAATATAATAACTGATGACTTGCTGAAAACCTGCTGTATCCCATGTGAAAGTGAGTCTCACACTAATGGAGTCCCTTGGTTTGACAGTACCTTGGCAGTAGGGCCCAGTGCTTTCTGAAACTCCACCTTCTCCTCTTTATTATCCAGACTGCCATGGTAACCGAAGCAACTCACGTCTCCAAGAAGCAAAGCCTCCTGGGAAATGGGCAGGATTCCACATTTCATCGAGGACACCTGTTAACATGGGATAAAAGCAACTGAGAGTGTGACACACCAACATGTAAATGGAGGCGTATTCTCAGCTTTCAGTCACACATAAAACTTTACAAAGCAATGCTCATCACGTGCTGAACATTTTACAGTTGCCCTTCAAAAGAAATAGTTAAAGCACATCACAGGGCTTCTGTATCTAAAATAACTAGACATGCAGGGGGCTGCTTTTCCACACTTTTTCTCTGGTGCAAAATAAGCCCTTAGCAGAAAGCTTTGATTAAGATGAAGCTCATTTAACATTTGCCTGGAGCATACTTACAGCAGCTGTAGCAGGGGTATGAATGTGGATAATGCATTTCACATCAGGGCGCATGGAGTAAATAGCAGCATGAGGAGCGAATCCAAAATGGTCGATGCCCAGATCAGTGGAACCATGGTCCACCACCTCGCCGATTATATTTACTTTCACCTAAACATGgccaggaaaaacagaaaacagccaaaGCAGAGATGTGATGAGTGGACAGTCTACTAGCCttaaaatagaacaaaataaaaacaacgaTAAAGCTCCATCCTAATATTAAAACACAGGGgaggcagcatcatgttgtggagTTGTTTTGTTGAAAGTGCTGTTGCATTTCATAAAGTTGATGGTATAACAATGATGGAGAATTATGTGGATATATTTGGATTTGCTTGGATGCATTACTTCCTCCAGGAGCCATGGGGAAGAATCGCTTGTGTTTTTTGGAGTTTGCGGAAGGCTGCACCAGGTGTTTGATTAAGTTACACAATTTAAAGACAATGCCACTGAATCTTAACAAGCGGAAATTAAAAATCCTCCATTATCCTCATATTATGGAAATTCTCATAATCAAAATAAAGTAGTTGGACTAACTGAACtacatattttgaaaatacattGAAAGGAAAAGTTCTTAATTGTGAAAAGCTTAGTCTGAATGCATTAAGCCAAGATTACAAATATGACTGAATCACTAAAGCTACCCTGTAAACCCATTCATTTcttacataaacacactgtgtgtcGTTCAGACTTCCCCTCTCATAAAACACTTGCGCAGATTATTTGTGTTTACGTTGAAGCCTGAATTGTTTCAATCCATATTTGCCAGCTAGCGGAAAAAGCCACATGTCCAATCTAAACTACAAGATAGGTATACATGATAGCATCGCACCTTAGTTCAAATTCTACCTCTAGCTGAAGTTAGCAAACCAGAGCATCAGGATGAATTTGGATTTGTTTCTGCACATTTGTGCAGGagttttaaatttctttttaagaaaataaagttaGAACACGTGATAAACAATAAAGatatttgttttgacatgcttaaaatttaaatttgttatttctgctctgatttttatttgcacaaacaaatcaattttattcttttattatgcTTATTATATGGTGCAGGAGGTGCAGAACTAAGCACTCCAGTAATTCTTGAAGACAAATGAGATCtcacaacagaaaaatgaaaagccaTCATTAGCTCCTATTAAATTGAATACTGTGATTAAAATAATGGTCTCTGATCACTGTAGCGTTCTGCCTGACATGTATAGAACCCTTTAGGGAAAAGATCTGACAGATGGGTTTTTGAAATGTAGGATATTCGTTCTATGAATTTGCAATGGCATTGCTTATTACTCCACAAAAACACGGAAACTGTGTTCAAGTTTGCCCAATAGTCTACATGTAGTGAAACTCTATGACAATGCTTTTTTAATCATACCTGGAAAATGACATCACAACCACTGTGCTTACCAAATTTGCTGCCGTCACCTCAGCGAAAGACAGACCTTGTGGACTAATG
The nucleotide sequence above comes from Channa argus isolate prfri chromosome 1, Channa argus male v1.0, whole genome shotgun sequence. Encoded proteins:
- the add3b gene encoding adducin 3 (gamma) b isoform X1; the encoded protein is MSLVEVRQTPGSLTLSLSSNDSKDRYFDRVDENDPEYLRSRNMSPDLRQDFNMMEQKKRVTQILQSPVFKDELEGLIQDQLTKGNNPTGLLALRQIADLVMASTLGGAGPLTSPISYGMVSPVNDLYGVETPSFAKGEKQSRCRLASLYRLVDLFSWTRFTSSYITVRVNKEQDHVLISPQGLSFAEVTAANLVKVNIIGEVVDHGSTDLGIDHFGFAPHAAIYSMRPDVKCIIHIHTPATAAVSSMKCGILPISQEALLLGDVSCFGYHGSLDNKEEKVEFQKALGPTAKVMVLRNHGLLALGENVEEAFHYMHHSQQACHIQVNALGCSGSVDNLVVLDREKFKPLTQGVAAAGVVIDNEVKWKVGEAEFESFMRMLDNLGYRTGYSYRNPLVREKPHSKNDVEIPATVSAVPSEDSELSLRSPFKFMVQKQQRERTRWLNSPNSYLRVNVPEHSPSGDVSPRTKTMWMKSSQPGSSVGTPIKIEDPNQFVPLNTNPTEVLDKRNRIKEQHRGDQMTPGPKSQLLAGIVVDTVPGPAFIIEDEEQTRSLPPNPFNELTEKVLEEYKSMVERKQLGEEEDEDATDADEMTTFDGSTISLSLSPIMTPAKQDTVPNGKDHLAEIEEDLSIEVSKLSMNTLETVEISITTKEKTGETQTPESQTKSPKKKKKKFRTPSFLKKSKKKKEEKEKTEA
- the add3b gene encoding adducin 3 (gamma) b isoform X2, which produces MSLVEVRQTPGSLTLSLSSNDSKDRYFDRVDENDPEYLRSRNMSPDLRQDFNMMEQKKRVTQILQSPVFKDELEGLIQDQLTKGNNPTGLLALRQIADLVMASTLGGAGPLTSPISYGMVSPVNDLYGVETPSFAKGEKQSRCRLASLYRLVDLFSWTRFTSSYITVRVNKEQDHVLISPQGLSFAEVTAANLVKVNIIGEVVDHGSTDLGIDHFGFAPHAAIYSMRPDVKCIIHIHTPATAAVSSMKCGILPISQEALLLGDVSCFGYHGSLDNKEEKVEFQKALGPTAKVMVLRNHGLLALGENVEEAFHYMHHSQQACHIQVNALGCSGSVDNLVVLDREKFKPLTQGVAAAGVVIDNEVKWKVGEAEFESFMRMLDNLGYRTGYSYRNPLVREKPHSKNDVEIPATVSAVPSEDSELSLRSPFKFMVQKQQRERTRWLNSPNSYLRVNVPEHSPSGDVSPRTKTMWMKSSQPGSSVGTPIKIEDPNQFVPLNTNPTEVLDKRNRIKEQHRGDQMTPGPKSQLLAGIVVDTVPGPAFIIEDEEQTRSLPPNPFNELTEKVLEEYKSMVERKQLGEEDEDATDADEMTTFDGSTISLSLSPIMTPAKQDTVPNGKDHLAEIEEDLSIEVSKLSMNTLETVEISITTKEKTGETQTPESQTKSPKKKKKKFRTPSFLKKSKKKKEEKEKTEA